The Canis lupus dingo isolate Sandy chromosome 11, ASM325472v2, whole genome shotgun sequence genome includes a region encoding these proteins:
- the LOC112650436 gene encoding uncharacterized protein LOC112650436 isoform X5 — MEKARGMLTTNPSPPKVLLEEGGPCTIRCAHSEARKPRGASHSISQPAGAEGPALRRRVSSDEFQRVSNSSFPCLQNEEIVVRRPRGKPVAGDSSHRDIGAEAKQRERGRGNPASICFCLYRVSVWPASPGAEDGRYRFCWIPFAPDAGQQRVTGCHISWGHRVLPPDSYNS, encoded by the exons ATGGAGAAAGCAAGAGGGATGCTTACAACGAACCCTTCCCCGCCGAAAGTCCTGCTGGAGGAAGGAGGCCCCTGTACCATCCGCTGTGCACACAGCGAGGCCCGGAAGCCGCGGGGAGCATCTCACAGCATCTCCCAGCCGGCAGGTGCAGAAGGACCTGCGCTGAGGCGTCGCGTGTCCTCGGATGAGTTCCAGAGAGTCTCTAATTCCTCATTTCCCTGCCTCCAGAATGAGGAAATCGTGGTGCGGAGACCACGAGGCAAGCCGGTGGCGG GAGACTCTTCCCACCGAGACATCGGAGCGGAGGCAAAGCAGAGGGAGCGTGGCCGAGGAAATCCCGCCTCCATCTGCTTCTGCCTTTACAGGGTCAGCGTCTGGCCTGCGTCACCCGGCGCCGAGGACGGAAGGTACCGTTTCTGCTGGATTCCGTTTGCACCTGACGCAG GACAACAGCGGGTCACTGGCTGTCACATCTCTTGGGGACACCGTGTCCTGCCTCCCGATTCCTACAATTCCTAG